From a region of the Castanea sativa cultivar Marrone di Chiusa Pesio chromosome 10, ASM4071231v1 genome:
- the LOC142613526 gene encoding uncharacterized protein LOC142613526, translated as MAKFIQEVYYPDWLANVVMVKKANGKCRICVNFTDLNKTDKCQKAFQDLKAYLTTTPLLSPSTLGEELYLYLVVSPYAVSSALIREEGKIQKHVYYTSRALKGVEGRYPMMEKLAFALVTTSRKLRPYFQAHVISVLTDHPLKKAMNKLEATG; from the exons ATGGCAAAGTTTATTCAGGAAGTCTATTACCCAGAttggttagctaatgtggtaatggtcaagaaggctaatGGCAAATGCAGGATATGTGTGAATTTCACCGATTTAAACAAG ACCGACAAGTgtcagaaggccttccaagaccttaAGGCCTACCTCACAACAACTCCTCTGCTAAGCCCGTCAACACTAGGTGAGGAATTGTATTTATACTTAGTAGTGTCCCCATATGCAGTGAGTTCAGCACTAatcagagaagaagggaagaTACAGAAGCATGTTTATTATACAAGCAGAGCACTGAAAGGAGTAGAGGGACGATATCCTATGATGGAGAAGTTGGCATTTGCATTGGTAACAACTTCTAGGAAGCTAAGGCCTTACTTCCAAGCTCACGTCATTAGCGTCTTGACAGATCATCCACtcaagaaggcaatgaacaagttggaagccaCAGGATAA
- the LOC142612548 gene encoding uncharacterized protein LOC142612548, with amino-acid sequence MKPSPLFLPKPITIIRTQPLFFTQTPKFTSNVKPTIFQFSPHSIRLCPVSMSTHSVHSSSPVIESDVQRPDSGPSFLTSTEEHVEKAIYGCRFLTLLGVLGTLVGSFLCFIKGCTYVVSSFMEYSVNRGKVILMLVEAIDVYLLGTVMLVFGMGLYELFVSNLDSSKSLSEEKIPYRSNLFGLFTLKERPKWLDIKTVNELKTKIGHVIVMILLIGLFDKSKKAVIHSPFDLLCFSASVLLSSGSLFLLSKLNDSN; translated from the exons ATGAAACCATCTCCACTTTTTCTCCCAAAGCCAATCACTATCATTAGAACACAACCGCTCTTCTTCACTCAAACTCCCAAATTCACTTCAAATGTCAAACCGACAATCTTTCAGTTTAGTCCACATAGCATCAGACTCTGTCCAGTCTCCATGTCCACCCACTCGGTCCACTCTTCATCACCCGTAATCGAGTCCGATGTCCAACGACCCGATTCAGGCCCATCGTTTTTGACCTCCACAGAAGAGCACGTTGAGAAG GCTATTTATGGATGTCGTTTCCTGACGCTTCTGGGAGTCTTGGGGACTTTAGTTGGAtcgtttttatgttttatcaAG GGCTGCACTTATGTTGTGTCATCTTTTATGGAGTACTCTGTAAATAGAGGGAAAGTGATTCTGATGCTGGTTGAGGCCATAG ATGTCTATCTTTTGGGAACTGTGATGCTGGTTTTTGGAATGGGTCTTTATGAACTCTTTGTCAGCAATCTTGACAGTTCAAAATCATTGTCGGAGGAAAAAATTCCATACAGATCAAATCTATTTGGCTTATTCACCCTAAAG GAACGGCCTAAATGGTTAGATATAAAAACCGTCAATGAGCTGAAAACCAAGATTGGCCATGTTATAGTGATGATTCTTCTAATTGGGCTTTTTGACAAGAGTAAGAAGGCAGTTATACACTCTCCTTTTGATTTGCTTTGCTTCTCTGCTTCTGTCCTCCTTTCCTCTGGTTCCCTGTTTCTGCTGTCTAAGCTCAATGACTCAAACTGA